The Maridesulfovibrio ferrireducens DNA segment AAAAGCCTTTGCCAAGCTCTAACAGAAAATCTTCCAGCTTATCAATAATTGCTGTTTCCAAGTCATTTTCAGAGTATTTCGATTTCTCACTTAACCCCAAAAACTCTAGCACGTAAGGGTCTTTCAGGTTGTCTTCTGGCTTTGTCACAATCTGCCCTTCGCAAGCCAGTTTTTGCACCCCATCTTTATCTCGGCTCAAAGCTAAGCGTTCATATAGACTTGAATTACACTGACGCCTGAGTTCTTTCAGCGACCAATCGCCATTTATAGCTTCAATTTCATAAAATGAACGACCTTTTTGATCTCCAACTGTCATCAGAAAAACATAGTGTGACCAGCTGAGTTTAAATTTCGCAGAAAGCGTCTGCGAAATCATAATCACATCGCTTGAAACTCCATCCGCAGACTCTACCGGTAACAATTTCGCAGATGATGTCTGCGAAATACCAGCAATCTTATAAATCAGATAAAATTTCTTCATTAAATCAAGGTTGCGGTGAGAATATCCACGTCCGAATTCAGCTGTAAGTTCTGTAGACAAACATTTAAGCAGAGATTTACCATACTCTGCTCTCTCTGCGCCACCTTGTTCAAACTCTACAATACGCTGTCCAATCAAATAGTTAGACACAACTTGCAAAGAATTTACATGCCGCACAACCAATGAACGAGCTTGAGAAATTATATTTCTAAGTTCTTTTATCAGATGTCTATCGATTTCCATTTACAATCCCAGCTAATGCCTAAAAAATCATTCAAAAACACGCTTCCAAATCCCGCGACACCACAATGGCCAATCAGACTTCCTACCTACCCATTGGCTTTTAACTCGCCTGCAATCCCCTTTTTACCTTCTTCTAAAGCAATTTCACCTTCAATAACAGCCTTCATAGCTTCCAAACGCGCTAAATTAGCAGCTCTATCCATTGAAGATTCAATCACCATGAGTCGCTTAACAATAAAAGAAGCTTCTTGAGCTGCA contains these protein-coding regions:
- a CDS encoding YhcG family protein, with translation MEIDRHLIKELRNIISQARSLVVRHVNSLQVVSNYLIGQRIVEFEQGGAERAEYGKSLLKCLSTELTAEFGRGYSHRNLDLMKKFYLIYKIAGISQTSSAKLLPVESADGVSSDVIMISQTLSAKFKLSWSHYVFLMTVGDQKGRSFYEIEAINGDWSLKELRRQCNSSLYERLALSRDKDGVQKLACEGQIVTKPEDNLKDPYVLEFLGLSEKSKYSENDLETAIIDKLEDFLLELGKGFLFEARQKRFTFDDDHYFVDLVFYNRLLRCYTLIDLKIGELTHQDLGQMQMYVNYFDRYVKLDDEKPTIGIIICNKNKKSLVEITLPKDANIHASEYQLYLPSKEELKKQMDEVQAEWEDRHGHDES